Proteins encoded together in one Onychomys torridus chromosome 1, mOncTor1.1, whole genome shotgun sequence window:
- the Fzd4 gene encoding frizzled-4: protein MAWRGTGPSVSGAPGGVRLGLLLQSLLLLPLLLRPALGFGDEEERRCDPIRIAMCQNLGYNVTKMPNLVGHELQTDAELQLTTFTPLIQYGCSSQLQFFLCSVYVPMCTEKINIPIGPCGGMCLSVKRRCEPVLKEFGFAWPDSLNCSKFPPQNDHNHMCMEGPGDEEVPLPHKTPIQPGEECHSVGTNSDQYIWVKRSLNCVLKCGYDAGLHSRSAKEFTDIWMAVWASLCFISTTFTVLTFLIDSSRFSYPERPIIFLSMCYNIYSIAYIVRLTVGRERISCDFEEAAEPVLIQEGLKNTGCAIIFLLMYFFGMASSIWWVILTLTWFLAAGLKWGHEAIEMHSSYFHIAAWAIPAVKTIVILIMRLVDADELTGLCYVGNQNLDALTGFVVAPLFTYLVIGTLFIAAGLVALFKIRSNLQKDGTKTDKLERLMVKIGVFSVLYTVPATCVIACYFYEISNWALFRYSADDSNMAVEMLKIFMSLLVGITSGMWIWSAKTLHTWQKCSNRLVNSGKVKREKRGNGWMKPGKGNETVV from the exons ATGGCCTGGCGGGGCACAGGGCCGAGCGTCTCCGGGGCGCCTGGAGGCGTCAGGCTGGGGCTGCTGCTGCAGTctctcctgctcctgcccctgctCCTGCGGCCGGCACTGGGCTTCGGGGACGAGGAGGAGAGGCGCTGCGACCCCATCCGCATTGCCATGTGCCAGAACCTCGGCTACAACGTGACCAAGATGCCCAACCTGGTGGGACACGAGCTGCAGACGGACGCTGAGCTGCAGCTGACAACTTTCACGCCACTCATCCAGTACGGCTGCTCCAGCCAGCTGCAG TTCTTCCTTTGTTCGGTGTATGTGCCGATGTGCACAGAGAAGATTAACATCCCCATTGGCCCGTGCGGTGGCATGTGTCTTTCAGTCAAGAGACGATGTGAACCAGTCCTGAAAGAATTTGGTTTTGCCTGGCCGGACAGCCTGAACTGCAGCAAGTTCCCACCCCAGAATGACCACAACCATATGTGCATGGAAGGACCAGGTGATGAAGAGGTGCCCTTGCCTCACAAAACCCCCATCCAGCCGGGAGAAGAGTGCCACTCTGTGGGAACCAATTCTGATCAGTATATCTGGGTAAAAAGGAGCCTGAACTGTGTTCTCAAGTGTGGCTACGATGCTGGCTTGCACAGCCGCTCAGCTAAGGAGTTCACAGACATTTGGATGGCGGTGTGGGCCAGCCTTTGCTTCATCTCCACCACCTTCACCGTGTTGACCTTCCTGATCGATTCATCCAGGTTTTCCTACCCAGAGCGTCCCATCATATTCCTCAGTATGTGCTATAATATTTATAGCATTGCTTATATTGTTCGGCTGACTGTAGGCCGGGAAAGGATATCCTGTGATTTTGAAGAGGCGGCAGAACCTGTTCTCATCCAAGAAGGCCTTAAGAACACAGGATGTGCAATAATTTTCTTGCTGATGTACTTTTTTGGAATGGCCAGCTCCATTTGGTGGGTTATTCTGACACTCACTTGGTTTCTGGCAGCAGGACTCAAGTGGGGTCATGAAGCCATTGAGATGCACAGTTCTTATTTTCACATTGCAGCCTGGGCCATCCCTGCCGTGAAAACCATTGTCATCTTAATTATGAGACTAGTGGATGCTGATGAACTGACTGGCCTGTGTTATGTTGGGAACCAAAACCTCGATGCCCTCACTGGCTTTGTGGTGGCTCCTCTCTTTACGTATCTGGTGATCGGAACTCTGTTCATTGCTGCGGGTTTGGTGGCCTTATTCAAAATTCGGTCAAACCTTCAAAAAGATGGGACAAAGACAGACAAGTTGGAAAGGTTGATGGTCAAGATTGGGGTTTTCTCAGTACTGTACACAGTTCCTGCAACCTGTGTGATTGCCTGCTATTTCTACGAAATCTCTAACTGGGCGCTCTTCCGGTATTCCGCAGATGACTCTAACATGGCTGTTGAAATGTTGAAAATTTTTATGTCTTTGCTTGTGGGCATCACTTCAGGCATGTGGATTTGGTCTGCCAAAACTCTTCACACGTGGCAGAAATGTTCTAACCGATTGGTGAATTCTGGGAaggtaaagagagagaagaggggaaatggATGGATGAAGCCAGGGAAAGGCAACGAAACTGTGGTGTAA